A single region of the Micropterus dolomieu isolate WLL.071019.BEF.003 ecotype Adirondacks linkage group LG02, ASM2129224v1, whole genome shotgun sequence genome encodes:
- the ints1 gene encoding integrator complex subunit 1 isoform X4: protein MNRPKPTTLRRPSAAKPSGHPPPGDFIALGSKSQGGEPKAPAVLLKPASTGLPADRKRETSSTLPSSSGLSSLAKRPKLSTTPPVSALGRLADVAAVDKRAISPSIKEPSVIPIEVSPAVLLDEIEAAESEGNDDRIEGLLCGAVKQLKMNRAKPDITLYLSLMFLAKIKPNVFATEGIIEALCSLLRRDASINFKAKGNSLVSVLACNLLMAAYEEDENWPEIFVKVYIEDSLGERIWVDSSHCKNFVDNIQTAFGTKMPPKSMLLQADTTRSGGDLSAGSSPHPSTPDEDDSQTELLIAEEKLSPEDDGQIMPRPFCLLSHPLAYCRYEELADSVEDYVLDVLRDQLNRRQPMDNVSRNLLRLLTATCGYKEARLMAVQRLEMWLQNPKLTRPAQDLLMSLCMNCNSHGADDMEVVSNLIKIRLKPKVLLNHYMLCVRELLNAHRDNLATMVKLVIFNELSNARNPNNMQVLHTVLQHSPEQAPKFLAMVFQDLLTNKDDYLRASRALLREIIKQTKHEINFQSFCFGLMQERKEATYVDMEFKERFVIQVTDLLTVSMMLGITAQVKEAGIAWDKGEKKNLEILRSFQSQIAAIQRDAVWWLHTVVPTISKVGAKDYVHCLHKVLFTEQPETYYKWDNWPPESDRNFFLRLCSEVPLLEDTLMRILVIGLSRDLPLGPADAMELADHLVKRAAGVSDDLEVLKVERIQLIDAVLNLCTYHHPENIQLPAGYQPPNLAISTLYWKAWLLLLVVAAFNPQKIGLAAWDGYPTLKMLMEMVMTNNYTYPPCTVADEDTKTEMINRELQISQREKQEILAFESHLAAASTKQTITESNSLLLSQLTSLDPQGPPRRPPPQVQEQVKTLNQSLRLGHLLCRSRNPDFLLNIIQRQASSQSMPWLADLVQSSEGSLDVLPVQCLCEFLLHDAADDSLPIEDDEEGESKEQKAKKRQRQQKQRQLLGRLQDLLLGPKADEQTTCEVLDYFLRRLSSSQVASRVLAMKGLALVLSEGGLKDGEERDQPMEEDSADAELLPGYQWLLQDLPKLPLFDSVRGMTSTALQQAIHMETDPQTISAYLIYLSQHAPVEEQASHNDLALVITDVARLIVERSTIMNSLFSKHSCRPESNAVLSAFLTIFSTYIRRMRKTKEGEDLYSWSESQDQVFLRWTTGETATMHILVVHAMVILLTLGPPKGESDFYALLDIWFPDKKPLPTAFLVDTSEEALLLPDWLKLRMIRSEVSRLVDAALQDLEPQQLLLFVQSFGIPVSSMSKLLQYLDQAVSHDPQTLEQNIMDKHYMAHLVEVQHERGATGGHTFHALLSSSLPPDRDSAETSKAKVTVETPHSSVKMRAASQLPAVGPDDDLTGMLLQIFPLNVDPRWHGHPPSTLSLALQQALAKELMRAKQGHIQQGGLAFRLLQAIAALLTSAHAAPIVMSMHRSHALSCPLMRQLHLYQRLVSKDIAFSSLFLKVVVEMLIWLDNPTVEAGPLKTLLKSFAGQTSHKHRHNDVRTGFLHLAEALAYHRDTDVLLRAIVAMLRAGERCNAEAELIVKVLQGLMEVRSPYLEELLSLLMTVGTQNGTAGPVATVISLLLQESEERAVKKEVDSNNSSEVTKSGLSSGLLVDWLEHLDPEVTSVCPDLQQKLLFALNKARGTPAYRPYLLALLTHQSNWSTLLQCISALLSKRRDYKLDPSSALDFLWACSHIPRIWQGRDQKIPQKKTEKFVLRLTSEELISLVDLILSESELNSRDSPHDDKSSLDQASCSLIQSRLPLLHSYCSGDLENIKKVSEYLINCTKKWEDSAMSKRCQNLLLQIYLHFPEVIQHITLPEGTLSSGGAAYGSSCKLDVLVHRLVTLLADIGDSKSAESRVSDANLACRKLAVSHPVLLLRHLPMIAGLLHGRIHLNIQEFRQQNHMTFFSNALAILELLQPLVFHSDHQRALQDCLLSFMKVLQNFQRTRYPLVFINKFLQFTQKYIAHDAAAAIPYLQKHSDILQVMCAENPDLVQLKSLLAGLTLPVRTSSAEVAPEERDDDLATGSLPLVNISASVSLSAADMTMYLKKMSRGEAVEDVLEVLTEVDEKSRRSPEIIQYFINDLQRLMVSSEELCRNMAFTLALRCIQNNPCLATDFLPTFMYCMGSGSFDVVQTALRNLPEYVLLCQEHADILLHKAFLVGIYGQIDTSSMISESMKVLHMEATT, encoded by the exons ATGAATCGTCCAAAGCCTACAACTCTCAGGCGCCCCAGTGCTGCAAAACCATCAG GTCATCCTCCACCAGGAGATTTCATTGCTCTCGGATCAAAGAGCCAGGGTGGAGAGCCCAAAGCCCCTGCTGTCCTCCTGAAGCCAGCATCCACTGGTTTACCTGCTGACCGTAAGAGAGAGACTTCCTCCACTCTGCCCTCCTCATCAGGTCTGTCCAGCCTCGCCAAGCGGCCCAAACTATCCACCACCCCTCCAGTCAGTGCTCTGGGACGACTCGCTGATGTCGCAGCTGTGGACAAGAGAGCAATATCACCCTCTATTAAGGAGCCATCAGTGATACCCATTGAAG TGTCACCTGCAGTGCTGCTGGATGAGATTGAAGCTGCAGAGTCTGAAGGAAATGATGATCGCATTGAGGGGCTGCTGTGTGGGGCAGTGAAACAACTCAAGATGAACCGAGCCAAGCCTGACATAACACTGTACCTCAGTCTCATGTTCCTGGCCAAAATCAAGCCCAACGTTTTTGCTACTGAAGGAATTATTGAG GCCTTGTGCAGCCTCCTGCGTCGTGATGCTTCAATCAACTTTAAAGCAAAGGGGAACAGCCTTGTGTCTGTTCTTGCTTGCAATCTGCTGATGGCAGCCTATGAGGAGGACGAGAACTGGCCAGAGATCTTTGTTAAA gTGTACATTGAGGACTCTCTGGGGGAAAGGATCTGGGTTGACAGTTCTCACTGTAAGAATTTTGTTGACAATATCCAGACTGCTTTTGGGACAAAGATGCCGCCTAAGAGTATGCTGCTGCAGGCTGACACTACCCGCTCTGGTGGAGATCTCAGTGCAG GTAGCAGCCCTCATCCCTCAACCCCCGACGAGGACGACAGCCAGACTGAATTGCTGATAGCAGAGGAGAAACTAAGCCCTGAGGATGATGGGCAGATTATGCCAAG ACCattctgtcttttgtctcaCCCTCTGGCTTACTGCAGGTATGAAGAACTGGCAGATAGCGTGGAGGACTACGTTCTCGACGTCCTCAGGGATCAGCTGAACCGCAGGCAGCCGATGGACAACGTCTCCAGAAACCTGCTGCGTCTGCTCACAGCCACGTGTGGTTACAAAGAGGCACGGCTCATGGCTGTGCAGCGGCTGGAGATGTGGCTCCAGAACCCAAAG CTGACTCGTCCAGCTCAAGACCTCCTCATGTCTTTATGTATGAATTGCAACAGCCATGGAGCAGATGACATGGAAGTGGTCTCCAACCTGATCAAAATCCGACTCAAACCGAAAGTCCTCCTCAACCACTACATGCTGTGTGTCAG GGAGCTGCTCAACGCACACAGAGACAACCTGGCCACTATGGTGAAGCTGGTGATCTTCAATGAGCTGTCCAATGCCAGGAATCCCAACAACATGCAGGTCCTCCACACAGTGCTGCAGCACAGCCCAGAGCAGGCTCCAAAG TTCTTGGCGATGGTGTTCCAGGACCTGTTAACCAATAAGGATGACTACCTCCGTGCCTCCCGAGCCTTGCTGAGAGAAATCATCAAACAGACCAAGCATGAGATCAACTTCCAGTCCTTCTGCTTTGGTTTAATGCAGGAGAGAAAGGAGGCCACCTATGTGGACATGGAATTCAAA GAGCGTTTTGTTATCCAGGTGACAGATTTGCTGACTGTCTCCATGATGTTGGGCATCACCGCTCAGGTCAAAGAAGCTGGCATTGCATGGGacaaaggagagaagaaga ATCTGGAGATCCTCAGGTCATTTCAGAGTCAGATAGCTGCCATCCAGAGAGACGCTGTGTGGTGGCTTCACACTGTGGTACCTACCATCAGCAAAGTTGGCGCAAAAGACTACGTTCACTG CCTTCACAAAGTGCTTTTCACAGAGCAGCCAGAGACATATTACAAGTGGGACAACTGGCCACCAGAGAGTGACAGAAA cTTTTTCCTTCGCCTCTGCTCTGAGGTGCCTTTGCTGGAAGACACACTGATGCGCATTCTGGTGATCGGGCTGTCACGAGATTTGCCCCTGGGCCCAGCTGATGCTATGGAGCTCGCAGATCACCTGGTTAAGAGGGCTGCGGGAGTTTCTGATG ATCTGGAGGTCCTGAAAGTGGAGAGGATTCAGCTCATCGATGCAGTGCTGAATCTGTGTACATACCACCACCCAGAGAACATTCAGCTGCCTGCAGG GTACCAACCGCCAAATTTGGCAATATCCACACTGTATTGGAAGGcatggctgctgctgcttgtggTGGCAGCATTTAATCCTCAGAAAATAG GTTTGGCTGCCTGGGATGGCTATCCTACACTGAAAATGCTCATGGAGATGGTTATGACAAA TAACTATACCTACCCTCCATGCACCGTTGCGGACGAGGACACAAAGACGGAGATGATCAACAGGGAGCTGCAGATCtcccagagagagaaacaagagaTCCTGGCCTTTGAGAGCCACTTGGCAGCAGCCTCCACCAAGCAGACCATCACGGAGAGCAACAGCTTGCTGTTGTCTCAGCTTACCAGTCTGGATCCACA gGGTCCTCCTCGTCGACCTCCCCCTCAAGTCCAGGAGCAGGTAAAAACCCTCAACCAGTCTCTGCGTCTGGGACATCTTCTCTGCCGCAGCCGCAACCCAGACTTTCTCCTCAACATCATCCAGAGACAG GCTTCCTCTCAGTCAATGCCATGGTTGGCGGATTTGGTCCAGTCCAGTGAGGGGTCCTTGGATGTGCTTCCAGTGCAGTGCCTGTGTGAATTCCTTTTACATGATGCTGCGGATGACAGTCTGCCAATAGAGGatgatgaagagggagagagcaaaGAGCAGAAAGCCAAGAAGAGACAA AGACAACAAAAGCAAAGGCAGCTACTTGGACGGCTCCAGGATCTTTTGTTAGGTCCTAAGGCTGACGAACAGACAACATGTGAAGTGCTGGACTACTTCCTGCGCCGTCTCAGCTCTTCCCAGGTGGCATCGAGAGTGCTTGCCATGAAG GGTTTGGCATTGGTGCTGAGTGAAGGGGGCTTAAAAGATGGAGAGGAGCGGGACCAGCCTATGGAAGAAGACTCAGCAGATGCTGAGCTCTTGCCAGGGTACCAGTGGCTGCTACAAGACCTCCCAAAGCTCCCCTTGTTTGACAGCGTCCGAGGCATGACTTCCACTGCTCTGCAGCAG GCAATTCACATGGAGACAGACCCACAGACGATCAGTGCCTATCTAATCTACCTGTCCCAGCATGCACCAGTGGAGGAGCAGGCTTCTCATAATGACCTGGCTCTGGTAATCACG GACGTTGCCCGGCTAATCGTCGAGCGTTCCACCATCATGAACAGCCTGTTTTCCAAACATTCCTGCAGGCCTGAGTCAAATGCTGTGCTCAGTGCGTTCCTCACCATCTTCTCCACATACAtcaggaggatgaggaagaccAAAGAGGGAGAGGATCTTTACAGCTGG tccgAATCTCAGGACCAGGTGTTTCTACGTTGGACCACAGGAGAGACTGCGACGATGCACATTCTCGTCGTCCATGCAATGGTTATCCTGCTGACTCTGGGGCCACCCAAAG gAGAGAGTGATTTCTACGCTCTTTTGGACATTTGGTTTCCCGACAAGAAACCTCTTCCCACTGCCTTCCTGGTGGACACCTCAGAAGAGGCCCTTCTGCTGCCTGATTGGTTGAAACTGAGAATGATCAGATCAGAGGTTTCTAGATTGGTTGACGCAG CTTTGCAAGACCTGGAGcctcagcagctgctgctgtttgtacaGTCCTTTGGCATTCCAGTATCCAGCATGAGTAAACTGCTGCAGTACTTGGACCAGGCTGTCTCCCATGATCCACAGACGCTGGAACAGAACATCATGGACAAGC ACTACATGGCCCACCTGGTTGAAGTGCAGCATGAGCGAGGTGCCACTGGGGGGCACACTTTCCATGCATtactgagctcctctcttcctccagacagAG ATTCTGCTGAAACAAGTAAGGCCAAAGTTACTGTGGAAACGCCCCACAGCTCTGTGAAGATGAGAGCAGCCAGTCAGCTTCCTGCAGTCGGGCCTGACGATGATCTCACTGGCATGTTGCTTCAG ATATTCCCCTTAAACGTGGACCCTCGCTGGCATGGCCACCCTCCCAGCACGCTCTCTCTGGCCTTGCAGCAGGCCCTGGCTAAAGAGCTAATGCGGGCCAAGCAGGGCCACATTCAGCAGGGTGGGTTGGCTTTTCGGCTCCTACAGGCTATTGCAGCCCTGCTCACCTCTGCTCATGCAGCACCTATTGTTATGTCAATGCACCGCAGCCATgccctctcctgccctctcatGCGCCAACTTCACCTTTACCAG CGTCTTGTGTCCAAGGACATTGCGTTCTCCTCACTATTCCTTAAGGTCGTTGTCGAGATGTTAATATGGCTAGACAACCCAACTGTGGAGGCAGGACCACTAAAGACTCTGCTCAAATCCTTCGCTGGTCAGACCTCTCACAAACACAGGCACAATGATG TGCGTACAGGTTTCCTCCACCTGGCTGAGGCTTTGGCTTATCACAGAGATACTGATGTGCTCCTGAGAGCCATCGTTGCAATGCTGAGAGCTGGAGAGAGATGCAATGCAGAAGCAGAGCTCATTGTAAAAG TGTTACAAGGGCTGATGGAGGTGAGGTCGCCGTATTTGGAGGAGCTCCTGTCTCTGCTGATGACTGTTGGTACACAGAACGGGACAGCTGGCCCTGTTGCCACGGTGATTTCCTTGCTGCTTCAGGAAAGTGAGGAGCGAGCTGTGAAAAAGGAAGTGGATTCTAACAA CAGCTCTGAGGTGACAAAGTCAGGACTGAGCTCTGGGCTACTGGTTGATTGGCTGGAGCATCTTGACCCTGAGGTCACTTCAGTGTGTCCAGACCTTCAACAAAAACTGCTATTCGCCCTCAACAAG GCACGTGGAACCCCCGCCTACAGGCCTTATCTTTTGGCCTTGCTTACACATCAGTCAAACTGGTCCACCCTCCTCCAGTGTATCAGTGCTCTTCTCAGCAAGCGCAGAGACTACAA ACTTGACCCATCATCAGCCCTGGATTTCCTGTGGGCGTGCAGCCACATCCCGCGTATCTGGCAAGGACGTGATCAGAAGATCCCCCAA aagaaaacagagaagtttgtgCTGCGACTCACCTCGGAGGAGCTCATCAGCCTGGTCGACCTGATCTTGTCAGAGTCGGAGCTCAACAGTCGCGACTCACCCCACGATGACAAAAGCAGCTTGGACCAGGCCTCCTGCTCCCTCATCCAGTCCAGGCTACCCCTCCTTCACTCCTACTGCAGTGGAGATCTAGAAAATATCAAGAAAGTGTCAGAGTACCTCATCAACTGCACAAAAAAATGGGAGGACAG CGCAATGAGTAAGCGGTGCCAGAACTTGCTGCTGCAGATCTATTTGCACTTCCCTGAAGTCATCCAGCACATTACCCTGCCTGAAGGCACCCTCAGCAGTGGGGGAGCTGCATACGGCAGCAGCTGCAAG CTTGATGTCTTGGTGCATCGCCTGGTCACACTGCTTGCTGATATTGGAGACTCAAAGTCTGCTGAGAGCCGTGTGTCTGATGCCAACCTTGCATGTAGGAAGCTGGCTGTGTCACACCCTGTACTTTTGCTCAG acaCCTGCCTATGATCGCAGGTCTCTTACACGGTCGCATTCACCTAAACATACAGGagtttaggcagcaaaaccacATGACGTTCTTTAGCAACGCGCTCGCCATCCTGGAGCTGCTGCAGCCGCTTGTTTTCCACAGCGACCACCAGAGGGCGCTTCAGGACTGCCTTCTGTCCTTTATGAAGGTCCTTCAG AACTTCCAGAGGACACGCTATCCGTTAGTCTTCATCAACAAGTTTTTGCAGTTCACACAGAAGTACATCGCTCACGATGCAGCAGCTGCCATTCCCTACTTACAGAAGCACTCTGACATCTTGCA GGTGATGTGTGCAGAAAACCCAGACCTGGTTCAACTGAAATCTCTGCTGGCTGGACTCACTTTGCCAGTGAGAACTTCTTCTGCAGAGGTTGCGCCAGAAGAGAGAGATG ACGACTTGGCCACAGGTTCTCTGCCCCTTGTCAACATATCTGCCTCAGTTTCACTGAGTGCGGCAGACATGACAATGTACCTGAAAAAGATGTCGAGAGGAGAGGCAGTTGAGG ATGTGTTGGAAGTGTTGACAGAGGTGGATGAGAAGTCAAGGAGGAGCCCAGAGATCATCCAGTACTTCATT AATGATCTGCAGAGACTCATGGTTTCCTCTGAGGAGTTGTGTCGGAACATGGCCTTCACTCTGGCGCTGCGCTGCATCCAGAATAATCCCTG CCTGGCAACAGACTTCCTGCCAACTTTCATGTACTGTATGGGCAGTGGTAGCTTCGATGTGGTACAGACGGCTCTCAGGAATCTTCCAGAATATGTGCTTCTCTGTCAAG AACACGCGGACATCTTACTCCACAAGGCGTTTTTAGTCGGCATCTATGGACAAATTGACACCAGTTCAATGATCTCAGAGTCTATGAAGGTCCTTCACATGGAGGCAACAACATAA